The Candidatus Krumholzibacteriia bacterium nucleotide sequence ACTGGGCCCCAGCCGCCAGTCGACACCGGCGGACATGAACTTGCTGAAGTTGGAGTCGATGTCGACGTTCCAGCGCCGGATGCCGTCCACCAGTTCTCCCGCGAAAACCTCTTCGCTCCACAGGTAGCTCGTCCACAGGTAGGTCTGGTGCTTGAAACGCATCCACAGGCCCGGCTCCAGCCAGGTATCCTTGAACTCTCCTGCGTAGTTGTACTTTCTTCCCATCGCCAACTGAGGCTCGAAGCGCTCGACCACCGGGTTGGTGTCCCACTGGAACATGTAGCCGTTCCAGAAATTGGCGATGCGGTAGTTGTTGGACGTGATGAAGCCGCTTTCAGCGCGGAAGGTGGGTGAGAAATCCCCGTACCACAGCTCCGCGTTGTAGTGGCGCCCGTTGCGCGTCACCATGGTCTCGATGGCATGGCCGTAGAAGTTCTCGCCGTCGAAGGCGCCGGTGTACTCGCCGTCCTTGCCGAAGGCGATGTCGTTGAAATCGTCGGAGAGCAGTGTGTCCTCCGGTTCCTGCGTGTAGCTGCCGTGGACCTCGCCAAAGAAGGTGAAGTGCTCGTTGAGGCGCAGGCGGGTATCGACGCCGGCGGTGGTGTTGGAGCCGATGCCGTCGCGCAGGCGGCGGTCGGTGGCGAAGAAGCCGACGAACGACTCCTCCATCACGTCGCGCTTGTAGCGCAGGAGGTTGGACCACGTGTCGCCGGCCAGCGCGCCGCCGCTCTGCTCCTCGAAGGGCACGATGTATGGCGAGGTCTCGTCCATGGCGGTGAGAAACGTGAATGTGTTGCGGTTCGATTTTCCGGTGTACTTGCCCGCCGCGAGGGGGTCGTTGATGGAGCGCGTGTAGACCACGTCGATCATGGAGCGAAAGCGGTCTGCGCCTTCCAGGAAGAAGGGCCGCTTCTCCTCGTAGAACAGGGCGAAGGTCTGGTTGGCGTCGATCTGGGTGGCGTCCGCCTCGATCTGGCTGAAATCCGGGTTGTAGGTGACGTCCAGCGTGTGGTTGGGTGTGACACCATACTTGACGCCGACTCCGGCCTCGCCCTCGCCGGGGTCGTTCTGCCAGTTCAACGACGCGTCGTCGAGGCTGGCCAGGTTTCCGGACTGGCTGGCCAGCACGTAGGGGAGGATCTCCAGGTTGCGGCTCTCGTTGATGTCGCTGATGCCGTTCATGGTTCCCGCCTGGCAGAAGAAGCAGTTGTCATCGCGGGAGAGTGGTGCCCAGGAGTACTGCGCGCGGCTCTCGCGCGGGCGCGTGCGGAAGAAGTGCACGCCCCACTCCTGGCTTTCACTGTCCGGAAAGCGGATGCTGCGGAAAGGGATGGCGATCTCGGCGGTCCATCCCGAGTCCGTGAGCTGCCCGCCGGAGTACCACACGGCGTCGTAGCTGGTGTCCTCGTTGTTGCGCGACCGGAACAGGTCCCCCTGCACGCCGCGCGGATTGACCACGAACATGTAGCCGTTCTGCTGGTCGTGGAAAGTGTCCACCACGATCCCCGCCCAGTCGTCGGAGAACATGTTGTCGCGGTCGGTGATCGACGCGCGGATGGCCGCCGGGTTGTCGTCATGACACACGAAGCCGATGTAGAGGTTGTCGGCGTCGTAGGCGAGCCACGCCTCGGTGTCCACCGGCGGGCGTGTGTTGTCGCCCGGCTCGATCTCGCTGAAGTTGCCGATGCGCGTGGCGGTGCGCCACATGGGCTCGTCGAGACGGCCGTCGATCCGCAGCGCCTGCTGCAGGCGCTCCACCGAGATCTCGAGTTGGCTGTTGGGTGTGAACGCGGCGCTCGCCACGTCAACCGCGGCGGCGTCGGTCGGAGTGTCCGCCCACGCAGGAAAGCTCTGCGCCACGACAACCGCCGTGGCGGCAAGCAGGCGCGTCCAGTGATCGGGGCTGTGTTGTTTCATCTGGTTCCAGGGTTCGAGCCCGCGCGGCTCCCGTTTAGGACGTATTCGGCCCGGCCATGGTTTCGTGCAATCATTCGTGCGGATTTATCCCGCTGGACGAAACCCCCCGCCGGTGCCGGCTGGCCTACAGGAACACCCAATGGAAATAAAGGCAACAGGTTAACGATTGTGACGGGAAAGGCGCTTGCCGTGGAATGAGGTTTGCAATAGAATGATATTTAGGTATGACTAAACGTCCTGAGCCAGGCCATGTCCGAACCCGGCTGACCCAGTCGATGGAGAACTACCTCAAGGCCATCTTCGAGATCGCCGAGCACGCCGAGCGCGCCTCGACCTCTTCGATCGCCGAACGCATGGGAATCGCCCCGGCGTCCGTGACGGCCATGGTGAAGAAGCTGGCCGAACTCAACCTGGTCACGCACGAGCCGTATCAGGGTGTGCAATTGACGCCGGTGGGAGAAGTGGCGGCCGTGGAGGTGGTGCGGCACCACCGGCTCATCGAGAAGTATCTCGCCGAAGCACTGGGTGTCCCGTGGGACCAGGTGCACGACGAGGCCGAGAAGCTGGAGCACGTGATCTCCGAGGATCTGGAGGATCGCATCGCCAGTGCGCTCGGGGATCCCACCGTCGATCCGCATGGCGCGCCCATCCCGTCGCGCGATGGGGCCATCGCGCGCGTCGAAGCCCGGCGTCTGTGCGACGTGTCCGCCGAGGAGCACGTCGTGGTTCTCGAGGTTGACGACCGCGACTCCGCCCTGCTGCGCTACCTCGGCCAGCGAGGGCTCTACCCGGGGACGGGCGTCGAAGTGCTGCACGTGGAACCCTACGG carries:
- a CDS encoding metal-dependent transcriptional regulator; translated protein: MTKRPEPGHVRTRLTQSMENYLKAIFEIAEHAERASTSSIAERMGIAPASVTAMVKKLAELNLVTHEPYQGVQLTPVGEVAAVEVVRHHRLIEKYLAEALGVPWDQVHDEAEKLEHVISEDLEDRIASALGDPTVDPHGAPIPSRDGAIARVEARRLCDVSAEEHVVVLEVDDRDSALLRYLGQRGLYPGTGVEVLHVEPYGGSLTLRIGDGEFSIGREAAAEIRVTT
- a CDS encoding carbohydrate binding family 9 domain-containing protein, with protein sequence MKQHSPDHWTRLLAATAVVVAQSFPAWADTPTDAAAVDVASAAFTPNSQLEISVERLQQALRIDGRLDEPMWRTATRIGNFSEIEPGDNTRPPVDTEAWLAYDADNLYIGFVCHDDNPAAIRASITDRDNMFSDDWAGIVVDTFHDQQNGYMFVVNPRGVQGDLFRSRNNEDTSYDAVWYSGGQLTDSGWTAEIAIPFRSIRFPDSESQEWGVHFFRTRPRESRAQYSWAPLSRDDNCFFCQAGTMNGISDINESRNLEILPYVLASQSGNLASLDDASLNWQNDPGEGEAGVGVKYGVTPNHTLDVTYNPDFSQIEADATQIDANQTFALFYEEKRPFFLEGADRFRSMIDVVYTRSINDPLAAGKYTGKSNRNTFTFLTAMDETSPYIVPFEEQSGGALAGDTWSNLLRYKRDVMEESFVGFFATDRRLRDGIGSNTTAGVDTRLRLNEHFTFFGEVHGSYTQEPEDTLLSDDFNDIAFGKDGEYTGAFDGENFYGHAIETMVTRNGRHYNAELWYGDFSPTFRAESGFITSNNYRIANFWNGYMFQWDTNPVVERFEPQLAMGRKYNYAGEFKDTWLEPGLWMRFKHQTYLWTSYLWSEEVFAGELVDGIRRWNVDIDSNFSKFMSAGVDWRLGPS